One region of Acidobacteriota bacterium genomic DNA includes:
- a CDS encoding C25 family cysteine peptidase: MSGIVWRVEGQRESGETVNSKKFGQKIPPGQVPNKITITPTISNGGNITSFGTPLTENFDSLSQSGTGNVWTDDSTLSGGYASSTTYNAGTGSSTTGALYSFGIAGTNPVSDRALGSLASGGTGTIHYAFKLTNNTGTSIPALQISYVGEQWRDGGNSTPVSQTLNFQYQVANAGVITDANVPSTGWVSYTPLNFTSPIFTTTVGALDGNTPANRTGKSSTLVFPTAVSNGQEIWIRWEDINDTGNDHALAIDDLSVTAQGLTAITLAKFSANPLTTGNDELTVIRWETGSEVSNLGFNVYREDEPGKLVRLNKEIIAGSALLVGADTRLTAGNAYSWVDSQPATDSTRYYLEDVDINGTTNFYGPTYPETQMINQPELFIAKNSAMLGDLARLASQAQAFTPQLELTTNGKFKSKTSASESLALQNHLASQAAIKLSITQTGVYRVTQPELLAAGLNPAINPKNLQLFVDGVQIPIKINGEQDNKFDPTDSLEFFATAIDSPFTKSRVYWLIAASQAGLRIADQQNLNGRPAMLNSFPYTVERKDRFIYFSGLRNGPDKENFFGSLIFNGATQQTLTLRNLADEPSATAVLEIALQGVTDSPHSVTARLNDVEIGSLNFVNQDANETKLVISHSLLREGVNQLTLTGQGGNDLSLVNFIRLTYQHRYAADDNALRFSAIGGEQISLTGFTTPDIRVFDITNLNSPVELKTRINKSTDGYEVRLTVLPNGRRAIYAFSEAQPKQAAVKANRPSTWRSRENTADWLVITVDNFDEALKPLAAFRKAQGFATAVVKIEDLYDEFSYGNKTPFAIKDFLNYAARYWEKAPRFVLLAGDASYDAKNYLGFGENDVMPSLMTDTKSMESASDATLADFNNDGIEDYSIGRFPAQTASQLATMVEKTLAFEQMKHNNLAVLFADRNDGFNFEQSNEQVKNLLITRMPVTEIRRGQLSDRDAKRQLLEAINQGGRYIVFSGHGSITTWRGNMLTPEEVTRLTNPPAVFVAMACLNAYFVDALNVSLGESLMRKADGGAVMVWASSCLTFPGEQAILNREFHRLIANAAKGSTLGDAARKAKMMMSDPDVRKSWILLGDPATSIK; the protein is encoded by the coding sequence ATGAGCGGTATCGTCTGGCGCGTTGAAGGTCAAAGAGAGTCAGGCGAAACGGTCAATTCCAAAAAGTTTGGACAGAAAATTCCTCCTGGACAAGTTCCCAACAAAATCACCATCACTCCTACCATTTCAAATGGCGGCAACATCACCTCATTTGGAACCCCGCTGACTGAAAATTTTGATAGTCTCTCACAAAGTGGAACGGGCAATGTTTGGACTGATGATTCCACCCTTTCAGGTGGCTATGCCTCTTCGACGACATACAATGCCGGAACTGGCAGCAGCACTACCGGCGCGCTTTACAGTTTTGGCATAGCGGGTACAAATCCCGTCAGTGATCGCGCGCTGGGAAGCCTTGCCTCAGGTGGCACAGGAACGATTCATTATGCTTTTAAACTCACCAACAATACCGGCACATCGATTCCTGCGCTGCAAATCAGCTATGTGGGTGAGCAATGGCGTGATGGCGGAAATTCGACTCCTGTCAGCCAGACACTCAATTTTCAATATCAAGTGGCGAATGCCGGGGTGATAACCGATGCGAATGTCCCCTCGACGGGATGGGTTTCTTACACACCATTAAATTTCACCAGCCCGATTTTTACCACAACTGTCGGGGCACTTGATGGCAATACACCAGCAAATCGAACCGGTAAATCATCAACTTTGGTTTTTCCTACAGCCGTAAGTAATGGACAAGAAATCTGGATTCGCTGGGAGGATATTAACGACACGGGCAACGACCACGCGCTGGCAATTGATGATTTGAGTGTAACAGCACAAGGACTCACAGCTATCACACTTGCAAAATTTTCAGCTAATCCTTTAACAACGGGTAACGATGAATTAACGGTCATCCGTTGGGAAACCGGAAGCGAAGTATCGAATCTCGGATTCAATGTTTATCGTGAAGATGAACCGGGGAAGCTGGTTCGCTTGAATAAAGAAATTATTGCCGGGTCAGCTTTATTAGTCGGCGCGGACACCCGTTTAACTGCGGGCAATGCATATTCATGGGTTGATTCACAACCGGCTACGGATTCGACGCGATACTACCTCGAAGATGTCGATATAAACGGCACCACGAATTTTTATGGGCCAACCTATCCCGAAACGCAAATGATTAATCAACCAGAACTCTTCATTGCAAAAAACTCAGCCATGCTTGGCGACCTCGCGCGCCTTGCAAGCCAAGCGCAAGCGTTCACCCCGCAATTGGAACTAACGACTAACGGCAAATTCAAATCGAAAACGTCCGCATCAGAATCCCTCGCTTTGCAAAATCATCTGGCTTCACAAGCCGCAATTAAATTATCCATCACGCAAACCGGCGTTTATCGCGTCACTCAACCTGAACTCCTGGCAGCCGGATTGAATCCCGCAATCAATCCGAAAAATTTGCAACTCTTCGTTGATGGGGTGCAGATTCCCATAAAAATAAATGGTGAACAGGATAACAAGTTTGACCCAACCGACAGCCTCGAATTTTTTGCCACAGCCATTGACTCCCCATTTACCAAATCGCGGGTTTACTGGTTAATTGCCGCAAGTCAGGCGGGCTTGCGTATTGCCGACCAGCAAAACCTAAACGGCAGACCCGCTATGCTCAACAGCTTTCCCTACACCGTTGAACGCAAAGACCGCTTCATCTATTTTTCGGGTTTGCGTAATGGACCCGATAAAGAAAACTTTTTTGGCTCTTTGATTTTTAACGGAGCGACCCAGCAAACTTTAACTCTTCGTAATCTGGCAGACGAGCCATCGGCAACAGCGGTTTTGGAAATCGCTTTACAAGGCGTCACCGACTCGCCGCATTCGGTGACGGCGCGATTAAACGATGTCGAAATCGGTTCACTCAATTTTGTCAATCAGGATGCGAATGAAACCAAATTGGTTATCTCACATTCGTTATTGCGCGAAGGCGTCAATCAATTAACCCTGACCGGACAAGGCGGCAACGACCTGTCATTGGTTAATTTCATTCGCCTCACTTATCAACACCGATACGCTGCCGATGATAACGCGCTGCGGTTTTCGGCAATCGGCGGCGAACAGATTAGTTTAACGGGATTCACTACTCCCGATATTCGCGTTTTTGACATTACCAACCTAAACTCACCTGTCGAACTCAAAACCAGAATCAACAAGTCAACCGATGGCTATGAAGTCAGGTTGACCGTTTTGCCGAATGGCAGACGCGCGATTTACGCCTTTAGCGAAGCGCAACCCAAACAAGCCGCCGTCAAAGCCAATCGCCCATCAACCTGGCGTTCACGCGAGAATACCGCTGATTGGCTGGTCATTACGGTGGATAACTTCGATGAGGCGCTTAAACCGCTTGCAGCCTTTCGCAAAGCTCAAGGCTTTGCAACCGCGGTTGTCAAAATCGAAGATCTGTATGATGAATTCAGTTATGGCAATAAAACGCCCTTTGCGATTAAAGATTTTCTCAATTATGCCGCGCGCTACTGGGAAAAAGCGCCGCGCTTCGTTCTGCTTGCGGGAGATGCCAGTTACGATGCCAAAAATTATTTGGGGTTTGGCGAAAATGATGTAATGCCAAGCTTGATGACCGATACGAAATCAATGGAATCAGCAAGCGATGCGACACTTGCCGATTTCAACAATGATGGAATTGAAGATTACAGTATCGGACGATTCCCTGCTCAAACTGCAAGCCAACTCGCTACCATGGTTGAAAAAACGCTGGCGTTTGAACAGATGAAACATAACAACCTGGCGGTATTATTTGCTGACCGCAACGATGGATTCAATTTCGAGCAATCGAATGAACAGGTAAAAAATCTGCTGATTACCCGCATGCCGGTCACGGAAATTCGTCGCGGACAGTTAAGCGATAGGGATGCGAAACGACAACTCCTCGAAGCCATCAATCAAGGCGGCAGATACATTGTTTTTAGCGGACACGGGTCAATCACCACCTGGCGCGGCAATATGCTGACGCCTGAAGAGGTAACCCGATTGACCAATCCGCCTGCGGTTTTTGTAGCGATGGCCTGTTTGAATGCTTATTTCGTTGATGCCTTGAATGTGTCGCTTGGTGAAAGCTTAATGAGAAAAGCCGACGGGGGAGCGGTTATGGTATGGGCATCGAGTTGTCTGACTTTTCCAGGCGAACAGGCGATTTTAAACCGTGAATTTCATCGGTTGATTGCCAATGCAGCGAAAGGCTCGACTCTCGGAGATGCAGCCCGAAAAGCCAAGATGATGATGAGTGACCCGGATGTTCGCAAATCCTGGATTCTGCTTGGCGACCCGGCAACCTCCATCAAATGA
- the asnS gene encoding asparagine--tRNA ligase, protein MTQTYIRDIAHHVGQEVTIKGWLYNIRSSGKLMFPQIRDGSGIIQGVVFKPGVSEKVWEDVNSLTQESSIIVRGEVREHPKQPGVYELDIKDLEVVQIAQEYPITPKEHGVEFLMDNRHLWLRSKRQHAILSVRAEVIRAVRDYFDSRGFLLMDTPIFTPAACEGTTNLFEVDYFDDNKAYLTQSGQLYNEATAAAFGKVYCFGPTFRAEKSKTRRHLTEFWMVEPEVAYAKLDDTMELAEDFLTFIVERVLTNRQQELKELERDISKLEAIKKPFPRLHYDDAVKMLHEGFEKGELENLFEWGGDLGSPDETYISKQFDSPVMVHRYPAAVKAFYMARDPEQLDLALCVDVLAPEGYGEVIGGGERSADLNYLLKQIHAHGLPEEAFDWYLDLRKYGSFPHAGFGMGIERCTAWMCGIEHIRETIPFPRMLYRLKP, encoded by the coding sequence ATGACGCAAACATATATTCGAGATATTGCACATCATGTCGGACAGGAAGTAACCATCAAAGGCTGGCTTTATAACATTCGCTCAAGCGGCAAACTCATGTTTCCGCAAATCCGCGACGGTTCAGGCATCATTCAAGGCGTAGTCTTCAAACCCGGTGTCAGTGAAAAGGTCTGGGAAGATGTCAATTCCCTGACCCAGGAATCATCCATCATCGTGCGCGGCGAAGTGCGCGAACATCCCAAACAACCCGGCGTCTATGAACTCGACATTAAAGACCTCGAGGTCGTTCAAATCGCTCAAGAGTACCCGATTACACCTAAAGAACATGGCGTTGAATTCCTGATGGACAACCGCCATCTGTGGTTGCGTTCCAAACGCCAGCACGCCATTCTCTCGGTGCGCGCCGAAGTCATTCGCGCCGTGCGTGATTATTTCGATTCGCGCGGTTTTCTGTTGATGGACACGCCGATTTTCACGCCTGCCGCCTGCGAAGGCACAACCAATCTTTTTGAAGTTGATTACTTCGATGACAACAAAGCCTACCTGACGCAATCGGGTCAGCTTTATAACGAAGCGACGGCAGCGGCATTTGGCAAAGTTTATTGTTTCGGTCCGACGTTTCGCGCCGAAAAATCCAAGACTCGTCGCCATCTGACGGAATTCTGGATGGTCGAACCGGAAGTCGCTTATGCCAAACTTGACGACACCATGGAACTCGCCGAAGATTTTTTGACCTTCATCGTCGAGCGTGTGTTGACCAACCGGCAACAAGAGTTAAAAGAGTTGGAACGCGATATATCGAAACTTGAAGCCATTAAAAAACCCTTCCCGCGATTGCATTACGATGATGCGGTGAAAATGCTTCATGAAGGATTTGAGAAAGGCGAACTCGAAAATTTATTTGAATGGGGCGGCGACCTCGGTTCACCCGACGAAACTTATATCTCGAAACAATTCGACAGTCCGGTGATGGTGCATCGTTATCCGGCGGCAGTGAAAGCGTTTTATATGGCGCGCGACCCTGAGCAACTGGATTTGGCTTTGTGTGTCGATGTACTCGCGCCTGAAGGTTATGGCGAAGTGATTGGCGGCGGCGAGCGTTCGGCGGACTTGAATTACCTGCTCAAACAAATTCACGCCCACGGACTGCCCGAAGAAGCTTTTGACTGGTATCTGGATTTGCGCAAATACGGGTCATTTCCACACGCAGGGTTCGGTATGGGAATTGAACGTTGCACCGCCTGGATGTGCGGCATCGAACACATACGCGAAACCATTCCCTTCCCGCGAATGCTCTACAGATTGAAACCATAG
- a CDS encoding tetratricopeptide repeat protein produces MNLDFEQQIEKWLKEGFQHFLNDDYQSALYCFSQVLNLDEENPMANSFAAACLNATERAEEAEPLARKGVQNAPQVALAHFYLASVLASLNKNDEAESELWEAVAAEPQQPAFQIELSRFHIVHGKYKEGEEIVSRLQVLFPQIAESYFLLSLSRCFQNQYLEAETPINQALSLEPQNPTYLAFKGIIQAGQAMNIKKAEERTAMLQTAQDFLRTAKEHQPQDVRIATALEQINKAKWANDDYLHLKSELPKAILQVIGCIALLFVLGYFWGFSLFQAILYGAITIATLGIFAYGNKRLWSTSSTPTGVSTDGFLKLPQITRNQGLESQIAKQTNFIIYTDENIKH; encoded by the coding sequence ATGAATTTAGATTTTGAACAACAAATTGAGAAGTGGCTCAAGGAAGGTTTTCAGCATTTTTTGAATGACGATTACCAATCTGCCTTGTACTGCTTCTCCCAGGTTCTAAATCTTGATGAAGAAAATCCAATGGCAAATTCATTTGCTGCCGCGTGTTTAAATGCAACCGAACGTGCTGAAGAAGCCGAGCCATTGGCGCGCAAAGGTGTGCAAAATGCTCCACAGGTTGCATTGGCACATTTCTATTTAGCCAGCGTTTTGGCAAGTTTAAATAAAAACGATGAAGCCGAAAGCGAATTATGGGAAGCCGTAGCAGCAGAACCACAACAACCGGCTTTTCAAATAGAACTTTCCAGATTCCATATAGTTCATGGGAAATATAAAGAGGGCGAGGAAATCGTTTCCCGCCTTCAAGTGCTATTCCCTCAAATTGCCGAAAGCTATTTTTTGCTTTCATTAAGTCGGTGTTTTCAAAATCAATATCTGGAAGCGGAAACACCGATCAATCAAGCGCTTTCGCTGGAACCGCAAAACCCAACTTACCTGGCATTCAAAGGAATCATCCAAGCCGGTCAGGCAATGAATATCAAAAAAGCCGAGGAGCGAACAGCTATGCTTCAAACCGCTCAAGATTTTTTGAGAACTGCAAAAGAACATCAGCCTCAGGATGTACGCATAGCCACGGCGCTGGAACAAATCAATAAAGCCAAGTGGGCAAACGATGATTATTTGCATCTGAAAAGCGAACTGCCGAAAGCTATATTGCAGGTCATCGGTTGTATCGCTTTACTTTTTGTTTTGGGGTACTTCTGGGGGTTTTCTCTATTTCAGGCAATCCTGTATGGCGCAATCACAATCGCGACACTAGGCATTTTTGCATACGGAAATAAAAGGCTTTGGTCAACTTCCTCTACACCAACGGGTGTCAGTACAGATGGATTTCTAAAACTACCTCAAATAACCCGGAATCAGGGTCTCGAAAGTCAAATCGCAAAACAAACCAATTTTATTATCTACACTGACGAAAATATCAAACATTAA
- the rho gene encoding transcription termination factor Rho, which yields MMTTANEIQISEPVEQASGILQIHEKGFGFLRKAANNYLPRPKDIFVARNLIQKLKLREGVHLVGAVKMTETSRGQSDALIEVETINGLTVDEYARVKDFNQLTSIDPTERLELSEGNNNLSMRVIDLVAPIGKGQRGLIVAPPKTGKTTLIEEIAESVANNHPEVHLVVLLIDERPEEVTHFKRRVRGEVIASSSDQHNDLHLQVAKLMLERVKRLVECGQDVVMLLDSLTRLARASNRDASRRGRTMSGGVDSRALEFPRKFFGAARNAEEGGSLTIVATALIDTGSQMDEVIFQEFKGTGNLEIVLDRRLAEKRIFPAIDISKSGTRKEEKLFDAATLPKIHLLRRALADKRPTEAMELLLNKLQQTANNREFFESMK from the coding sequence ATGATGACCACCGCAAATGAAATTCAAATAAGTGAGCCTGTCGAGCAAGCGTCAGGAATTTTACAAATTCACGAAAAAGGCTTCGGCTTCCTCAGAAAAGCCGCTAACAATTACCTGCCGCGCCCAAAAGATATTTTTGTGGCTCGCAATCTGATTCAGAAATTGAAGCTTCGCGAAGGGGTTCACCTTGTCGGTGCAGTGAAGATGACGGAAACCTCTCGCGGACAATCGGATGCGCTTATTGAAGTAGAAACCATCAATGGATTGACCGTCGATGAATATGCCCGGGTCAAGGATTTCAATCAACTCACCAGCATTGACCCGACAGAGCGCTTGGAACTTTCAGAAGGCAATAACAATTTATCAATGCGGGTCATTGATTTGGTTGCGCCGATTGGCAAAGGACAACGTGGATTAATCGTTGCGCCTCCGAAAACCGGAAAGACCACGCTGATTGAAGAAATCGCCGAATCGGTTGCCAACAATCACCCCGAAGTTCATCTGGTGGTGTTACTCATTGATGAGCGACCGGAAGAGGTGACGCATTTCAAACGCCGGGTTCGCGGCGAAGTCATCGCTTCATCATCCGACCAACACAATGACCTCCACCTGCAAGTCGCCAAACTCATGCTCGAACGAGTGAAGCGGTTGGTTGAATGCGGTCAAGATGTCGTCATGCTTTTGGACTCTTTAACCAGGTTGGCGCGCGCCTCGAATCGCGATGCGAGTCGTCGCGGCAGAACCATGAGCGGAGGCGTCGATTCGCGGGCTTTGGAATTTCCGCGCAAATTTTTCGGGGCGGCGCGCAATGCCGAAGAAGGCGGCAGTTTAACCATTGTGGCAACTGCCTTGATTGATACCGGCAGTCAAATGGACGAAGTGATTTTTCAGGAATTCAAAGGCACTGGCAATCTTGAAATCGTTTTAGACCGCAGGCTCGCCGAAAAACGCATCTTTCCGGCGATTGATATTTCTAAATCCGGTACGCGCAAGGAAGAGAAACTTTTTGACGCGGCAACGCTTCCGAAAATCCATCTACTGCGCCGCGCGCTCGCTGACAAACGACCGACGGAGGCAATGGAACTGTTGCTGAATAAATTGCAACAAACTGCAAATAATCGCGAATTTTTCGAGTCGATGAAATAA
- a CDS encoding OsmC family protein has translation MSDETPMQENITTIRYAGAEQFVGESVSGHSVIADFRHDNQSAPSPMELLLISLGGCTGADVVNILQKKRQRITDYQIEIRAQRRDEHPRIYTSIEVLHKVRGFNVDEKAVARAIELSESKYCSVSAMLAASAKITARFEVTQEVTTQ, from the coding sequence ATGTCAGACGAAACCCCGATGCAGGAAAACATCACGACCATTCGTTATGCAGGAGCCGAGCAGTTTGTCGGTGAATCGGTATCCGGTCATTCAGTCATTGCAGATTTTCGCCACGATAATCAATCGGCTCCGTCACCGATGGAATTATTATTGATTTCGCTTGGCGGTTGCACAGGCGCAGATGTAGTCAACATCCTGCAAAAAAAACGCCAGCGGATTACCGATTACCAAATCGAAATTCGCGCCCAAAGACGCGATGAACATCCACGCATCTATACGAGCATAGAAGTTTTGCACAAAGTTCGCGGTTTCAATGTTGATGAAAAAGCCGTCGCCCGCGCCATCGAATTATCGGAAAGCAAATATTGCAGCGTTTCAGCGATGCTCGCGGCGTCTGCAAAAATCACCGCGCGTTTTGAGGTAACTCAAGAAGTGACGACTCAATGA
- a CDS encoding LOG family protein, translating to MPNEFSSLSKPRITVFGGARCTPEAAEYQEALKLGRLIIEAGFEVCSGGYAGIMEAVSIGAHQADGHVVGITMTQFAAQPNPYLKKIEPSKDFYMRLEKLITESAGYVALRGGMGTVTEISLVWNKLTTRVMPMKPLILLGDFWVEVIESMRQHLVISDADISHLIFANTAVEAVEILKQKL from the coding sequence ATGCCAAACGAATTTAGTTCATTGAGTAAACCACGCATCACAGTATTTGGTGGGGCGCGTTGCACGCCCGAAGCGGCGGAATATCAGGAAGCTTTGAAACTCGGACGGCTGATTATTGAAGCTGGGTTCGAGGTCTGTTCAGGCGGGTATGCAGGAATTATGGAAGCCGTCAGCATCGGCGCGCATCAAGCGGACGGGCACGTTGTCGGCATCACCATGACGCAATTCGCCGCCCAACCCAATCCTTATTTGAAAAAAATCGAGCCGAGCAAGGATTTTTATATGCGGCTCGAAAAGTTGATTACCGAATCCGCCGGTTACGTTGCCTTGCGCGGCGGAATGGGAACCGTAACCGAAATTTCTCTGGTGTGGAATAAATTGACGACTCGCGTGATGCCGATGAAACCTTTGATTTTACTGGGCGATTTCTGGGTTGAGGTCATTGAAAGTATGCGACAGCACCTTGTCATTTCCGACGCCGATATTTCACACTTGATATTTGCCAACACAGCGGTAGAAGCTGTTGAAATTTTAAAACAGAAATTATGA
- a CDS encoding prolyl oligopeptidase family serine peptidase, with translation MRLRFSFLTAITLLIGVSAIAQTATQYQQPPADIVKMLEAAPFPQAQVSPDGKWLLLSERPAMPSITDLAQPMLRLAGTRISPKTNSTFLSQGITRLTLTDLTTKKSRDLTLPPNPKIAYVSWSPDGRRLAFSQPVANGLELWLADVITGKSSKVASVWLNATTGMPYQWLPDSSGLICKVVPKARGAEPKAPEIPNGPKIQESLSGEKAAVATFQDLLKNAYDEALFKYYFTAELARVDQSGNVTALGQSGIFDDFDISPDGKYVYAAKIVEPFSYFVPFSSFTKELEVYDAQGKLVHHLASLPVAENTPINGVRKGPRNVQWQANLPATLVYVEALDEGNPKNKVPFRDQVKQLDAPFKGTAKELIKSEFRFGSLQWTEKGDLAIWSESDRPTRKARTYLQDLTTAGAKPRLIFDLQTEDRYNNPGFFVTGMSKTGQRVLKRSSDGQNFYLSGQGASPQGERPFLRRFNLQSLKAEEIFRSQNPYYESLVSLLDDDGKQFITSRESTSEPPNYYLHDGQAVSAITGFADPQPQFRNVKKQLITYKRSDGIQLSGTLYLPPDYKEGERRPAFIWAYPNEFASADAASQISGSPNRFTRVSGASHLFFALKGYVVLDNASMPILGGDKANDTFVEQLVMNAQAAIDKIVEMGVADRDRIGVGGHSYGAFMTANLLAHSDLFRAGIARSGAYNRSLTPFTFQNERRTFWEAQQVYTRMSPFFYADKINEPILMTHGEADNNSGTFPIQSERLYAALKGLGKTARFVLLPLESHGYAARESNLHVLSEMLNWMDKYVKNAPPRQSDSAMKPANK, from the coding sequence ATGCGTCTACGTTTTTCTTTTTTAACCGCTATCACCTTACTGATTGGTGTTTCTGCCATCGCACAAACCGCAACTCAGTATCAACAACCTCCGGCAGACATTGTGAAAATGTTAGAAGCTGCGCCGTTCCCGCAAGCCCAGGTCAGTCCCGACGGCAAATGGCTGTTGCTTAGTGAACGACCGGCGATGCCTTCCATCACTGACCTTGCGCAACCGATGTTGCGGCTTGCAGGCACGCGCATCAGCCCGAAAACCAACAGCACATTTTTATCACAGGGCATAACCAGGCTGACGCTCACCGATTTGACCACCAAAAAATCGCGTGACCTAACCTTGCCGCCAAATCCTAAAATCGCTTATGTCAGCTGGTCGCCCGACGGTCGCCGCCTGGCGTTTTCACAACCTGTAGCCAACGGCTTGGAACTCTGGCTTGCTGATGTGATAACGGGAAAATCCTCAAAAGTAGCGAGTGTTTGGTTGAACGCAACCACTGGCATGCCTTATCAATGGTTGCCCGATAGCAGCGGCTTAATCTGCAAAGTGGTGCCGAAAGCGCGCGGCGCGGAACCCAAAGCGCCCGAAATTCCAAACGGTCCCAAAATTCAGGAATCGCTTTCGGGTGAAAAAGCCGCGGTTGCAACTTTCCAGGATTTGCTCAAAAACGCTTACGATGAAGCCTTATTCAAATATTATTTCACTGCCGAACTGGCGCGCGTTGACCAGAGCGGTAATGTGACCGCTCTTGGACAAAGCGGTATTTTTGATGATTTCGATATTTCGCCCGATGGCAAATATGTTTACGCGGCGAAAATCGTTGAACCGTTCAGTTACTTTGTGCCTTTTAGCAGTTTCACCAAAGAACTGGAGGTCTATGACGCACAGGGCAAACTCGTACACCATCTGGCTTCGTTACCGGTAGCCGAAAACACCCCGATAAACGGCGTGCGCAAAGGTCCCCGCAATGTGCAATGGCAAGCCAACCTCCCTGCCACACTGGTTTATGTCGAGGCATTGGATGAAGGCAATCCAAAAAATAAAGTTCCCTTCCGCGACCAGGTCAAGCAACTCGACGCGCCGTTTAAAGGCACCGCTAAAGAGTTAATCAAATCGGAATTTCGTTTTGGCAGTTTGCAATGGACAGAAAAAGGTGACCTCGCCATCTGGTCAGAATCCGATAGACCGACGCGCAAAGCCCGAACCTATTTGCAAGACCTGACCACTGCCGGTGCGAAACCGCGTTTGATTTTCGATTTACAAACCGAAGACCGTTATAACAATCCGGGGTTCTTTGTCACCGGGATGAGCAAAACCGGGCAACGGGTTTTGAAACGCTCAAGCGATGGACAAAATTTTTACCTGTCGGGACAAGGCGCAAGCCCGCAGGGCGAACGTCCGTTTCTGCGTCGCTTCAATTTGCAGAGTTTGAAAGCCGAAGAGATTTTCCGTTCGCAAAATCCTTATTATGAATCGCTCGTCAGTTTGCTTGATGACGATGGCAAACAATTTATCACCAGTCGTGAATCGACCAGTGAACCACCGAATTATTATTTGCATGACGGGCAAGCGGTTTCGGCAATCACCGGTTTCGCCGACCCACAACCGCAGTTTCGCAATGTCAAAAAACAATTGATTACCTATAAACGTTCCGATGGCATTCAGCTTTCCGGCACGCTTTACCTGCCGCCCGATTACAAAGAAGGCGAACGCCGTCCGGCATTCATCTGGGCGTATCCCAATGAATTCGCTTCGGCAGATGCAGCAAGTCAAATCAGCGGTTCGCCCAATCGCTTCACCAGAGTTTCAGGGGCATCGCATCTGTTTTTCGCTTTAAAAGGCTATGTGGTTTTAGATAATGCGTCGATGCCGATTCTCGGTGGCGACAAAGCCAATGATACATTTGTCGAGCAATTGGTGATGAACGCGCAAGCAGCGATAGATAAAATCGTTGAAATGGGGGTCGCAGACCGCGACCGCATAGGCGTAGGCGGACATTCTTACGGGGCGTTTATGACAGCGAATTTGCTGGCGCATTCCGATCTGTTCCGCGCCGGTATCGCCAGAAGCGGCGCCTATAATCGAAGTCTGACGCCATTTACCTTTCAAAATGAACGCCGGACATTCTGGGAAGCGCAACAGGTTTACACGCGGATGTCGCCGTTCTTTTACGCCGATAAAATTAACGAACCGATATTGATGACGCACGGCGAAGCGGATAACAATTCCGGCACCTTTCCGATTCAATCCGAACGGTTGTATGCGGCATTGAAAGGCTTAGGTAAGACCGCGCGATTTGTTTTATTACCACTTGAATCGCACGGATATGCCGCCCGTGAATCGAATCTTCATGTGCTCTCGGAAATGCTGAACTGGATGGACAAGTACGTGAAAAACGCGCCTCCGCGTCAAAGCGATTCGGCAATGAAGCCGGCGAATAAATGA